Sequence from the Helianthus annuus cultivar XRQ/B chromosome 13, HanXRQr2.0-SUNRISE, whole genome shotgun sequence genome:
tagatgacaaagatactaataATTGCAAAAAGGgcattggttcagaatttcatcaggtaccaccaccattgagaaacaattatactttttatgatgaagaaaaggtggcaaagggtttgaacatagctgaccaattacctgaaagtatcgatgtgacttacaccaaatctgatgatgctgatgattcagaggtggtaagtaaggttgttgatagcgttttgaaagatgagtctacaaaaggtaagtctgaatcacaggatgaagatgaaggaaatctttataaTGGATAtctaaaaaacacaaaatccgagaaaaatttgaatgatgattcaaagggattggtttataccatgattggatcggacaaattattcttagatattgtattcccgattcagaacgTGATTTCAGAAaatgttgataaagttttcaaaatggttgattgAAAAGTCTGCGATtccgaagtttgctggtaaaggtcataaatctttttataacaaacctggttctaaaaagaaaaacatgaatgctggtttgggttataaaaggaaacaaaatTGGAATCAAAGTAAGAAACAAAATTTGCaacaaaagatgaattttgttcaagggaaaagcttgaaagaagaagaaaaactcaaatttggacaacagtctaatgaggagtttgatgccatgaaaaagaaacaacaacaggccaaggatgtttcaaagaaagtgtgttttaaatgtgatcaaattggacatgttgcacgaaaatgtccaaatccaaagcctgttgatgttgaaaaacataaatctgagagtgtgaaaccaaggtcaaccagatttgattcgagacaaactgggaggtataatacaaacaagtttgcttcaaatcaaaattggaaatcaaacccgaacaggttcaattcaagacagacctggaattctcacacacctagattgagaacaacacagagttggagaacatttgttgatatgacaaaacctcaagagttttggaaacctaaaaatgttgttcaaaatcaaaaggttcaaaaagagacaaacttttacaaaagagttactccgaaaggtcaagtgtggagtgctaagaaacaagtGTTGTCGGTAAAAGACGTGAAAGTAGAGATCAACActgaaaaagttttaaatgacaaagaatttccaaaattgaatgaaaattattgtgttgaaatgcctaaggtccaacagacctgggctaaattgtccaaatgattgataaagtttgcatgtgcaggtgctcaatgaAGCTGAAGATTGTGAGAATGATAGTTGGAGCAACCTGGCACAGGAAGAGGGTGCAGGACCCTAGTTTGGAtgaacagggagtttagtttgagtgttgtttgtacataaataaacaatattttcaaaaccctaaaaaattaaaaaaaaataaaaaccaaaaatatgtttgtttttagtttttgtttgaataaatgttgattgaatacgccgaaaccctcacggctgaacaaacatgattacattcatcagattgaaaaacggttttgaaactgtaaaaatcaatgtgttgtaaatcatgggggcaATTACTGTTTTTATTGTAATTCAGCTCAcaagatgcagaaaatggatggcgagacaaagctatctacatcggttatcaaatttcttttaatgattttgcattttagggggagaaaaattgtcattagaaaatccaaaaacattagaaaatttgaaaaagccaaaaaaaggataaaattcaaaaatttgagttttgcgcaaaaagaggaaatgatagtacatcagtagacagttacggtatgctaaagaattgtaatgtctaaacaagtgttaaacagtctcactgatgatatgtcgataggtttttatacatttagtaaactttttcgggatataaacctaaattcaaacacttgcttatttcgtggggaacactacttggatatatatgtaacccctgaaatctcgtttgaaaggtcccatattctgagatactaggtctttatactcagtgatatctggggtattattccgggacttctgttgaatggaagttctgacctagtccctgaataataccttctcgcattgcttgaaatatagcaaccaccctcagcataaaaaacgatgaaacattgcaaaatgctaatcgtgtgctgttgtaaataaaagatcctctaaaggggacacaccaaaacgtcgaagccgtcatctctctgcgtatacggaagtatcgacctgagctctcaaggcccttccatttaaccccttacagatatcatttgtggtatactcacctgtaagactgaatatctgggattctggatacgggagtatattcaagaggtgggacacatgaatgagtttaagtcttaaaacatctaaatcgtatcctgaattagttgaaatttgtgtgaaaatttaagtggatcagtatatcgacaatctaaatgaattgtttaattcttaaagtgaaattaagctcaacagtacttgtgacttgtcaaaactgatatgatcctcaaACGCATgctcaaaacaaaaatattgtctgtaaatatgtttgtacatatttctttactgctttattttttcagaaaatacaaaaacattttgatttctgctttattttcgacaaccgatatctAAGATGctgagttttcaaaatctaagtaagctgattgtgtgtttgagaataaaacaagttcattaatttgaaacttgaaatttctatcaaaaaaattcaaaaacagtttgtgatatctccaaggtcatgaagttggacttggatgattaactatgaGGGATTCAGATGCTTATACTGTTAAAGAGTTAGTTTTGATCCTGTTTGTTAAAGTTGCAAAATAATTTGTAtcttgatgatagggggagtgttTAATAATTTGAATTGTCAGATTACAATATCTGAAAATTTAAGATGATTGTTGCTTATTAAGTATATGAGTGATTGCAGGTTAgggtaccagactacgatcccaagaGCAGAGTCTAagagggagtctgaagacaagctgaaagtgaggaagagcttgtagctgaaaagctaggtgtcgatccctaaaagcacggaagcttgacgagaggggaaGCCTGCTGATGATGAAGCTGTTGATGATAAAGTCAGTAATGAGATTCTGATGTAAAAGTAAAAGAGAGAAGCTGATCAAAGACAAAGACTGAAAGATGCttacattgttacaatctgattgagaaggcaaaatgatcaagactgaagaggtgtcatAACAGAGAttagtcactgaagacttcgtcaatatccgagggggagtctgttagtgcattacgtctattgacttcgtcttgcatcatgtaatagaataggatagattataataatcagtgcacgaggttcgagagcCGAAGATAAGTGGTTATacatgaggtttcgctcatatggacaatgtccataaaagcgaaactacttgtaaaaggtttcgctcatatggacttgtccatatAAGAGAAACTATCCCAACTATAAATAGTGCACTTGTTGTTCATTTGGCAACGGAtctggaacttgtaacgaagtgctgccaaattgctttcaggttgtaaatgttgttaaatcaatcaaagaagcattataattagtttgagcgtccgtttcactgattccgcctttgaatcggattcacaactcttctgattgactcattcgggttcaacaacgatcctacaataactaggttattttatGTCGTTTTCTTGTATTTTAACTTGCTTTTATGTATCCAAGGTGTATTTTAAGTCTCGGTTTTGCGTATAAACACGTATTTAAAGATTGATTGCGTATATAACATAAATATGAAAGGTAACACATATATGTATAAAATgaatttccattatgatcaaagcTTCGGATTACATGATTGGAATGCACCACGAATACTACATAATTACAATTAACTAAAAATAGAAATGCGAATAAAagtttctaaatatggaaagttgtGCGGAGCGTTACAACGTCGATGGAGGAGTGGCAAAGGAAGGGGGTCGACAGTGGTGGAGGAGTGCAGAGGCACAAGTTGATGACGGTGGAGGAGTGGCAGAGGTAGGAGGTCGACAACAGTGGATGAATTGCGGAGGCAGGAGGAGAGGGGTGGAGTGGCTGATGCTAGGGTTTCATATGAGCGCACAAAAAGAGGTTAGAAGAAGCCGACCTTTTTTAATGAAGGGTCttccaaaaaataaacactatgcTGACCTAAATGTTTGCGCGACACAGACAAAAGTGAACAAGAAGAGCTTTTCTGAAAAGCAAACACCACCTAAATGTgtcaattgaaaaaaaaatattatggGCGTGAAGTACACATAATCCTGACAAACCATTGACTTTAGCATGATACAATGTTATCAAATCTCGTCGCAAAAACACATAATACTTACGCACCactagggatggcaaaaaagcccaagcccgacgggtatacctGAAACCCGAAATATACGGGCCGGGTATTCCCGAAGCCCAATGGATATGGGCCGGGTATGggcttaaaaaagaaaaaaatcggatacgggtacgggtatgggatttagtgatacccgCCCAATACCTGGCccatttacccgaataatacctgaaagtatcatattatagatttccatatatataaacttagtacATGTACTTATTACCTGCTTTATAGTCATATGTGGATATATTTAGTAGGTGCTTAGTGAACAAATaacttatttttgagcatgtataTTGCATATGGAAGCTATCACCCTTTATTATGTGGATGTTTATGCAATTCGGTGGTCCTGATACAATTGCTTAATTAAGTAATCCTTTAGATTTAGTTTGGTATATGTGGTCTGAATATGATATGTAAGTTagtaatcatttttttatttgttatagtcattaaaatagtaaattatataaacatcaaagtaaAATATTGCACATTTGTCCCAATGGGTATTTTTATGAAActaacgggtatacccgatacccgcgggtatgcccgatacccgcgggtatgcccgatacccgaCAAGTAATTACCCAacaaatacccgacgggtaacgggccgggtataggacaaagaattacaaccgggtaTGAGCCTGGaccaatacccggcccaagccCGACCCATGGCTATTCCTACGCACCATTGTAAATCTCAACGCTTTGTTAAACTATCCTGCGCATCATATTAAAAATTATGACGCACAGTTATACGTGCCTACTTCAACACActttaaaaaatgttttttaataaaatataattatactatatttaatttaaaaatgaaaaaatgctggattttggtaaaaattgttataaaaataattaCGTGTAGAAGAggttatttatatatttttaaaatgatGGAACAAAAAAATTAATGATGAATGACTTTTACCTACATATATCTATCTATTTCTACACACGCACGCACATAGAGAGACATTAAGACACACGCTAAGTTCAGGCAGTGTGGCTCAGCACCCCCTGCTATCTCACCAATGTTGGCGCCCTCCCCCATTTCCCGGGCGCTATGGGGGGCGTTATCCATCGTATCGCCAACCCCATAACAGGCGTTAAAGGCAGAAATCGAGGAAGATGGGTCAAAGATGACTGTTTTGAAACTGTCAtatgttaaaaaaaacttaaatttttttatcatatatatacatatattacaCAAACCAATCACAAACTGCATTCACTAAAACCTACAAATTGTCTTCAATCACTCGGGTTTGTGCCGAGTATGATGAAGGTAACCAACCGGCGAATGCACTACTAACCTACGCTCAGAAAGAAGCCGTCCGAGCGAGGATACGCAACAGGGACACACACCATACCCTTCGATCTGATCTGACCAAGCACCTATAGTTTAATGGTGGAAAGAGAGATGATGACGAGTGAAGATTTagttttaagtttaaaatttaagtatttttttaggtttgtaTTGTTTTTAACTAactttgtattttttttagtgaCATTGtactttttttatattaaaattatgtttgttatatattatttatgttatttaaattttaattaaaaatgttaaaattttataataataattaggtaatgatgatgGAGGTTTTTAAACCATTGCCAGGACGTTAAAGGAAGATGCTTTAAAACCCTCCCATATGACGAGGCGCTGGCATGGCGACAACTCCCAGCCTAAGAAGCCTTCAAAGTGTGAGAAGATCATCATTGTTAACCTTATTCTAATTTCACCATTTTTTAACGTAACTATCTATCTCTACACACGCACACACATAGAGAGACGTTAAGACAcactaagggggtgtttgttttttgtgaAAAGTACTTCTGGACCTTTTATGTCTGCCCCACGCAGAACACGCGCAGACGTATGAGTCCACagagtgtttgttttttggaagtgatttcattaaaaaaggtcttcTACACCTCTTCTCCAAGAAGAAGTGGACGCACCTCTTCTCATCTCCTTTTTCTGCTCTTTCAAAACAAGACTTCTCAAAACCCTAGCATCTTCCTCCCAGCCGACACCACCTCCTCCGTCACCACCTCCACTTCCTCCGCCACCACCACATCTCTGTCACCTCCACCCTTGAACCGATCgaatcaaaaccctaacccttGAAACGACCGATCATGGCGGGAGGAAATCAACCGGAGACGACATTTTTGATCTTTGTGGTTCCGTTGATCATTGAGATGGATCGTGAGGCTCAGTATAACGAGCTCGAGCTTCAACAGGCGAGTTTGCTCGGTACTCCTACTGTTGCTGCTCCGCAGAAGTGATTTGTCGAAAGCTAGGGTTTCAGGTTAGTGATTGAATGATTGATTAGTGAATCATATGATTGACATTCATTTGAGGTTGCTGATGTGGTCTCAGGTTAGTGTTTGATATGGTTTGTGGATTTGATTGTTGAATTATTCGATTAGGTTCTTGTTTTTGAGAGTTTTGTTATGATTGATTGAAAAATTGATCTGTTGTATTGTTGAGAAGATGTATGTATGTTCATATGGTGTATGTTCATGTTAAACTGTGAGAATTGTTCGGAACTTTCAGCAAATCTTTACTTTGttaagttaaaaaacaaacagtcttcttcttgcagactgcagaggtttggtccacctcttcagctGCAGATGTGGTCTgcagactgcagacgttttacctctgaaaaaacaaataGCACCTAAGAAGCCTTCAAAAGTGTGAGAAGATCATAATTGTTAACTTTATCCTAACTCCACTAATTTTTTTAACGTAAATATTTTTATACGTCattatttttaaaattctatACTATAAAATCAAGCATTTTTCCCAGAGCAAAAACATTTTTATCTTATCTGTACTTGAAGTAAACTATTGCTAATTTTCAAAAGAAAGTTTTAAAGGACATTGAACTAGGTACGAAAACTGTGCATTTGAATGATAGTGTCAggattttgttttctttttaacgGCTAATTTTCCCCTCTTAAATAGTTACACCTTCTAAGGATTGAACATTGGTCTTCCCACAAGATATAATTTCTCTTGACCACTAGACTATAGCTTAAGTGGCAGTAGTGCGTTTATCTATATAACAATGCATCAAATTTTCCGATCTCTATCCATATTTAAAAGcttttaataattttttaataCATTTGTCTTAACGTCTCTCTTGGTACGACGTTTACTTGAGTCATTTTAGAACTCTCATCTATTTGTGTTATTTCATAAATACTTTTCTAGGATATTATATACCAAGATGGTTTTATTCTTGTAAAGATAATCCAGATGTGATATGTTTTTGAAATATGGTGGGAAAAATAATTAAACAAGACAAAGAAACGCTAGTACTGGATTATTGTTGAATTAGGTATATGTACTATGTTTTTTTAGTTGTATTATTCCAAAGCCAAAGGGCTAATTGCCATCTTTAACCACTTCTTCCCCACCACCTCTAGTCCTCTACAATATCatctttaattatttatattatcACTAGGTTATCATCCGGGAAATTCTTCCCGGGCTGAAAAAAGTTATTAATATACTTTTATTTATGATTAATACATACTTAAAATGATACAAAATGTATGACATATTAATGTGTTACCTATAGAGTTATAAAGTTGCTCTGCCATCTAAACAATTATCTATCTAAAAGAGTGTATTCTCTCTCGTCCAAACTTCGCTTACCAAATGTAGTCTTTTTTCAACGTGAGCCAGGTTTTTTTTAAAAGGCCAACATAATATCATTAAAGCTTTGGATCTTTAACGTGATAGTATTGTTTTTATAACTAACTAATCATAATTTACTTTATTCATCTACCTGAAGTAGAGTTAGCTTTATATATTAaattgctttgacaattcttaaAGCTTTACAGCATAAAAAGCCTGGTGTACAACACTCAGAAGTATAGAAACACCCCATGTACAAAAAGCATAAAAACCATTTATGATTAATATAAACTTAATCACGAGTTGTGAAGTTATAGGCAAACTTATAAACATGTTGACTACTAATGTTAATCTTATGTGAAATAAAGCCTAgttatgtgaaaaaaaaaaagccaAACTAAACAACTAAAACCAAGCAATCACATCTAATGGGTTCGAAATGCCATGTTTACTAAATATGTTTGATACAACCATAACCTGAACCAACCAATTTATAAGTAATAAATGGGTTACAAATGCTATTTTTACTAAATAAAGTCTACACAAAAGAGAGTAATATTGGATAGTTAGATGGCATACATTATAGGGGAcgaaaaattttcagaatttcGAAATGCCCGGTTTTTAAGCAATTTTTGCAACCTTTGTATTGTTGTGAAAAGTGTAGTTTTGCAGTGTCTTTTTCTGTCAAAAGTGCAGTTTGTGACCGGTTTAGATTCCTTGAAAGTTCCTCCAATTCGCTGAATTCACTTGCATCAGTCTGTGTCGGGTTCCATCTAAAATCTGTTGTGAGAATCCCATAAACCATTTTGACCCGTTCTGCAACAATTGCCTTCTTTACTTGTTTTGGGGATACAACGCTGGAAAGTAAACACGCAATGAATTAATGATCCCTTGCGATTAAAAAGGATTAGTTGAAGTAAATAaagaatgtgttttttttttgttttttttttttttgttattgagCCAAAGTTGTGTGATTTTAGTAATACATTCTCATATATACCAAAATGATACAAACACATGACATACCATCCCAATTCAACCATGCAATTTCTCTATCAATCTTGACCAATTTATTTGACAATGGGTTGATTCAGGTTAGATATCTCTTAACGGGTCAAGTAAATCATTTTTATTGATCAAGTGTATTATTTAGAAATGGTAAATATTGTTTGACCCAACCCATCCAACTAACCTGTTTTCCCATAATGGCAATGTACCGTATGTACACATAATAACACCTGAAAGATCCAACAAAGAATTCTCAATCCCTTGGCTCCTCTTTTTTTCAGTATGATCATGAAGAACCTGAAACAAACATATATAAACATGAGTACCACTCTACGTATTATGTAAATAAAAAATGAGAGAAAATGGATACAACCACCTGACAGACACAAGAAACCGTGGCTTCAATATCTGCCACATCAAGCTTCCAAAGAGAATCAATCATTTTCTTCCTGCGTGACATCATGTATTCTTGAAGTTGCTCTTCTGTGTACTTCCCTTCATCACTCAACTGTCGTTTGGATATCTTCCACTAAAACGCCCACATGATAAACTTGAGATCAAAAGTTGTGGTTAATATACCCCAGATTACTCTCTACAAATCAAAGGAACAGCAAGTAGCAGCACATTATGCATTCTTTCCTTGACTAAATGTACTTATTTTACCACTTACTATATCAATCAACATCACACCTGGAAAAAAAACGAATGAAGCACATTATGCAACTGCTTCTACACTATTTAGAGCAGCCACCTATTCCATTATTCGTCAACCTCATAAGCCACCATACCATTAGAGTGCCCATCATAAAATATTAGTAGTATCTAAATATAAAAAACCACACACACCTAAACAGCAAGAGCACAACACCAAGAACAAAGAGTTGATCTTATTATGGTCCTTTTAAAATATCAAGAACAAACAAACACCAGGTATAGATGAAATATAAATCTCTATTTAATATTTATAAGTCAAACCAAAAGTATTAAAAGCAAACCTCCCAGATAGGAAAAACTTATTTATATtaatcataagtgtttaacaataGCTGGGTTCAGAGATGAAAAGCTCAAAAATCCAGAAAATGAAGATTCACGATACAGAACATCTATTGGCGATAACTGGTTGTACAGTGGTTGACTAACCAATAATAAAAATGATTATTTGTATGATACAGTTTGGTTGGTGTTTGGTGACAAAAAAGCTTTAAACAATCATGATAATGAGTATCGGTACtaaaccggtaccggtaccgaatttcccatACCGAATTTTTTGGTATCAATTGGGTACCCACTTTTTAGCATTTTTTGTATCTATACTTTGGTACCAGTTCGGTACGGTATCAGTAAAATACCGATTTTTACCTTCGAATACCGCACCATACCGGTACCCAATTTTGACGATTTTTGGTACTAGTATTTTATTTTCATACCGGTTCGGTACGATACCGGTACCACGCTCATCCCTATGTTCGTTTACCTACATGTAGTTCATCCCATGAATATAGTTAACTTTATATGATAGTTTACCTACATGTAGTTCATCCCATGAATGTAGTTAACTTTAAGGAAGTGACCCACCATAGTAGTTGTAGCACTTTCTTACACAGTCCATTGAAACTAAAATCAACGATATTATGACAAAAATTTTAAAGTTTGGCTTATAACTAAGCATGTAAATGGGTCGAAGGTCACCCAAAGTGGTCTATGACTTTCAAGTACATAAATATCTTGTATGTTGTTTAACCACTTGCTGTTTCTCAATTACTAAACCAAATTACGAATAGATTAGGAATTTAGAAAACCTCAACTTTAAAGATCATTAAACTTACCTATAATCTGAATTCAGGTCAAATCATAAATCATGTAACACTATTTCAATTAGAACTAATAAAACCCACCCGCTTTCTTGATTGAACCACTAAAAAATGTAAAACAACAACTATGAAGCGGTACTAAACTAAAAATCACAATAATTTCAAAAGGATAACGAACCTACAAAGGGGATGTTTTTGAACATCAGCATTCTAAAATCAATACTTTACTTTTGGGTTTGTTCTATGAAGAAAGCTATACCTGACCCATTACAACCCGCAATCACCACTTACTTTGAAGAAATCTCAGCGACACTTTTCTTAACTTCTTTTTTATTGCCCCCATCTTGAAACGACCATTGATTTCATCATTTTCTTCCACCTACATCATCGAGAAAAATAAtagttaaaacaaataataacaaaTAAGCAAATCAAGATCCTCATGTCTAATGATTAGTTTCAAATTAAGTTGAATATGTAACTGAAATTTTGGGATTAAACTTGAATTATTATTCAAAAGCATAAACTTGCAATCAATATTCACGACGCACCCATTCTACACAAGATTATTATGATATACCCGTTTTGAGTAAAAGTTTACCTGCAGAAGGCAGAGGAACACCGGTAGATGCAAAACCAACCAAATATAAAAAGTAGCTGCAAAACcaaccaaaaattaaaaaaaaacaactccaaaaaaattataaaaagtaaaaacaaaacaaataactattaaaaaCCATTAATGTTTGCACTGAAAACCAAACCACCACTGTCCGCCACAATTGTCAACCGTCACCACCACAATCACCTTCTACCACCCCCGGAACTTATACCCACCGTTAATCACCATCATTGCCTGCTATTTATTGTTATTCACTATCTaacatataggtaccttatcgtTATTTGTCGCTATTCACCGTTAATAACTATGGTGCccgctatagcgaatagcgtagcgAAGCGAATCGCTCACGTGTCGTTATATAGTTGGTAGCGACAATTAGCggatttttgtaaaaaaaatttaatgttttggtaaaatatacatgtaaagtatttctaaaattttcttcttgtgtatcgctaaacatgaaatagcgcccgctatttTAACACTATCGCTACGTAACGTATATGTAGCTTATCGTCATCATCAGCAATTTGTAAGTATCTTATAAGTATCTTTCATGTGCGCCAGTGGACAGCAATAGCAGTTTCTGATGACCCCATCTGCACAAAAAACTAACAGATTAAATTATTAAACCATGAAATTGTTACGTTCACTGATTTTATTTCTTGTATGTTTTTATTATTCTAACAAACTTAATGGAAACTAAAACTAAAATAATGATGCGAAAAAAGAAACAAACCACTGGTAATGTAGCTCAAATCCGTATTCAACAAAAGTAGTGCAATAAGTTTGGTAGTAAATATAATTATGACAAATTGTAGAGGTCGTGATGCAGGTGACGTTTCTTCTAAAATACCATCTCAATTTGGGGAATAGAACCATAGGACTTTAGAtggtaaaaaaaaagttttaactTTAAAATTTGTAAATGTGCTAACTGTTGATAAGATAATGACTATTGtattatattataaataaaaattaagaaaTATAACATAAACATGCATCAAAGTGGAAGAATAACAGTTTACCCTATTTGAATGAAGACTTGTACCCTAAATCAGTTGTGTTGT
This genomic interval carries:
- the LOC118485591 gene encoding uncharacterized protein LOC118485591 isoform X1, whose product is MGAIKKKLRKVSLRFLQSVMLIDIWKISKRQLSDEGKYTEEQLQEYMMSRRKKMIDSLWKLDVADIEATVSCVCQVLHDHTEKKRSQGIENSLLDLSGVIMCTYGTLPLWENSVVSPKQVKKAIVAERVKMVYGILTTDFRWNPTQTDASEFSELEELSRNLNRSQTALLTEKDTAKLHFSQQYKGCKNCLKTGHFEILKIFRPL
- the LOC118485591 gene encoding chaperone protein dnaJ 10-like isoform X4; this encodes MGAIKKKLRKVSLRFLQSVMLIDIWKISKRQLSDEGKYTEEQLQEYMMSRRKKMIDSLWKLDVADIEATVSCVCQVLHDHTEKKRSQGIENSLLDLSALYPQNK
- the LOC118485591 gene encoding uncharacterized protein LOC118485591 isoform X2; this translates as MLIDIWKISKRQLSDEGKYTEEQLQEYMMSRRKKMIDSLWKLDVADIEATVSCVCQVLHDHTEKKRSQGIENSLLDLSGVIMCTYGTLPLWENSVVSPKQVKKAIVAERVKMVYGILTTDFRWNPTQTDASEFSELEELSRNLNRSQTALLTEKDTAKLHFSQQYKGCKNCLKTGHFEILKIFRPL
- the LOC118485591 gene encoding uncharacterized protein LOC118485591 isoform X3; translation: MGQWKISKRQLSDEGKYTEEQLQEYMMSRRKKMIDSLWKLDVADIEATVSCVCQVLHDHTEKKRSQGIENSLLDLSGVIMCTYGTLPLWENSVVSPKQVKKAIVAERVKMVYGILTTDFRWNPTQTDASEFSELEELSRNLNRSQTALLTEKDTAKLHFSQQYKGCKNCLKTGHFEILKIFRPL